A part of Heliangelus exortis chromosome 3, bHelExo1.hap1, whole genome shotgun sequence genomic DNA contains:
- the TFB2M gene encoding dimethyladenosine transferase 2, mitochondrial: MLAGRAAPGAAGCRRLLAAALAAGLRRLLCSLPPCSATARRVVGQWPSPGLRVPEAAEAERLVQQLQRARPLLRRFIACPQLARTVQRCLQGGASPGPQPVLLEFAPGPGVLTRTLLNAGVRVVALESNSAFLPNLQSLENSLDGQLKVIYGDFFRLDPLVTGTVKPPALSSDKLFETMGVAAVPWRADVPVKVFGILPQVRERNKLWRLLFALYECSSIYRCGRVELNIFISEKEYKVLTSKPGEAKAYQALTVLWQVGCEIQLLHKEPWSSFVTNLKSGGLAVQKTRWLPNDHLCLVRLTPHQNLFTGSLKPTNSATFIFMVKQCLAKPRSKLTDRLSSWSLDNGGKLMRELEIPKNAETRDLYPEDYKRLFEALQNSSEFAETWFNDEALESIRNINL; this comes from the exons ATGCTTGCGGGCCGGGCCGCGCCGGGCGCTGCGGGCTGCCGCCGCCTTCTGGCGGCCGCTTTGGCGGCGGGACTGCGGCGGCTGCTGTGCAGTCTGCCGCCGTGCTCGGCGACGGCGAGGCGGGTGGTTGGGCAGTGGCCGAGTCCGGGCCTGCGGGTGCCGGAGGCGGCGGAGGCTGAGCGGCTGGTGCAGCAGTTGCAGCGAGCCCGCCCGCTCCTCCGCCGCTTCATCGCCTGCCCGCAGCTGGCGCGCACTGTGCAGCGCTGCCTGCAGGGCGGAGCCAGCCCCGGTCCCCAGCCTGTCCTGCTCGAGTTTGCGCCCG GTCCTGGAGTCTTGACCCGAACTCTGCTCAATGCGGGTGTTAGAGTGGTAGCTCTAGAAAGTAACTCAGCTTTTCTTCCAAACTTACAG TCCCTAGAAAATAGCCTGGATGGACAATTAAAGGTAATTTATGGTGACTTCTTCAGACTGGATCCTTTGGTGACTGGAACAGTGAAACCACCTGCTCTGTCTTCAGACAAACTTTTTGAAACCATGGGTGTAGCAGCAGTTCCTTGGAGGGCAG ATGTACCTGTGAAAGTTTTTGGAATCTTGCCACAAGTAAGAGAAAGGAACAAGCTTTGGAGGCTTCTTTTTGCCCTGTATGAATGCAGTTCCATCTACAGATGTGGAAGAGTAGAACTCAACATCTTTATAAGTGAAAAAGAGTACAAG GTATTAACATCAAAGCCTGGAGAAGCAAAGGCTTACCAAGCACTGACTGTACTTTGGCAAGTAGGATGTGAAATTCAGCTACTGCACAAG GAACCTTGGTCATCATTTGTAACTAATTTGAAAAGTGGGGGACTGGCAGTACAGAAAACCAGG tgGCTGCCAAATGACCATTTATGTTTGGTACGACTGACTCCTCACCAAAATCTGTTTACAGGAAGCTTGAAGCCCACAAATTCAgctacttttattttcatggtGAAACAGTGTCTTGCTAAACCCAGATCTAAACTTACTGATAGATTAAG ttCGTGGAGCTTGGACAATGGTGGGAAGTTAATGAGAGAGCTAGAAATTCCCAAAAATGCTGAAACACGTGACTTATACCCAGAGGACTATAAGCGCCTTTTTGAGGCTTTGCAAAACTCTAGTGAGTTTGCTGAAACCTGGTTCAATGATGAAGCCTTGGAAAGTATAAGGAACATAAACTTATAA